From the genome of Carassius gibelio isolate Cgi1373 ecotype wild population from Czech Republic chromosome A18, carGib1.2-hapl.c, whole genome shotgun sequence:
TCATCATCTGAAACATGAAACACAAAAGTGTCTGTTGCAACATTCCAGGACACACCAAGGCTACGTAGGATAGGAAGACCATTTGAGAAAAGTTGCAGATCCTTAATTCCATCAGCACGATCTTCCGAAGGAAAAGCTTCAATCACGCTTGGACAGTTGGAGATAATCTTGTGCAGTCTAAGATTAGACACTGCAAGCATCTCTTGTGTACGTTTGAGAAGATCGATCGCCTCTGCCTCTGTAGCACACGATTTCAGCATGTCATCAACATAAAACTCCTTCTCCACCAGCTTTCTGGTGTCACTGCCGAAACTCTCTTCATATTCTTTGGCTGCTCTCCGTAGGCCATAGATAGCCACTGCTGGTGATGGGCTATTCCCGAAAACATGCACACGCATTCGGTGATCCACAATCTCACTGTTAAGGTCATTGTTTCTGTACCACAGGAACCTAAGATAATCCTTATGATCCTCCCTTACCAGAAAACAATGAAACATGTGCTGTATGTCAGCAGTAATAGCCACAGGCTCTTTACGGAATCTCATCAGGACTCCTAGCAAGCTGTTATTCAAATCAGGGCCTGTGAGAAGCACACTGTTTAGTGAAACTCCTTCAAAGGGCGCACTTGAATCGAAAACAACACGTATTTTATTAGGCTTCTTAGGATGATACACTCCAAACAGCGGCAAGTACCACACTTCCTGACCATGCTTGAGAGGCGGTGCAATCTCTGCATGCTCATTTTTTAGCAAGTTGTCCATAAATTCCAGGAAATGTGCTTTCATTTGTGGTCGCTTGTTAAGAGTATGTCTCAGTGCAAGAAGACGTTTCAATGCATTGTCTTTGTTGTTAGGTAGACTTTGTCTGGGCTCTCGAAAAGGTAACGGAGCAACCCAACTATTACAGCTGTCTTGGAAGACCTCTTTGTCCATGATCTGGAGAAACCTAGTGTCTTCCACAGATGGAGCAATCTTATGATCATTCGCTGTATAGGAGAAAACTGAACAACCTATGTTTTCACCTTCAGACACGAACAGAAAGGGGTCCTTGAGTGAGGCTTCTAGAGATTGTTGCCGTTGTGGATTAACATCCAACTTCTCTTTTACCTTGATTTGACTGTAgcatggactcagaaagctgtgacgGCCACTTTCCAAGATAAAAGTCTTGAAAGTATGAACTGAAGGTGGCCTATGAGCTCCTTTGAGACACACATCCCCGACGACAACCCAGCCAAAATCCAGTTTTTGAGCGAAGGGGGCATTATTTGGGCCATTAATTTGTTGGCGCACTTTGTGCACTTGAAGGATGTCTCTGCCCAGTAATAGAAGAATCTCTGCATCAGAGTCAAGAGGTGGTATTTCCTGTGCTATGTGTCTCAGGTGGCTGTGATGGAACGCTGCATCAGGAGTCGGAATCTCTGTACGATTGTTTGGAATCTGATTGCATTCTAAAAGAGAAGGTAGAGGTAGACTTATCTTTCCATCAATGGATTCCACAATGAAATCAGAAATTCTTCTACCTGCTGTCTCTAGAAGGCCTGCACAGGTTTTTAATGTATAGGGCAATGGACTTGTTTTGATGTTGAAGATGTCAAAGAAATCTTTTCTAACCAAAGACCGATTACTTTGCTCATCTAGGATAGCGTACATCCTCTTTGCTTTCTCTTGATGTCCAGCTGGATAAACAGAAACTAGACAAATTTTTGAACAAGACCGCGCACTCAGACCTTCTCCGCAGACTTCTGTGCATTCAGATGTAACTTCATGACTATCTGATTGATCTCTCTCCCCGCCATGCTCTGAGGTAGGGGTAAATGCCTGCGATTTCCATGGTGCAGGACCTGGATGAAGAGCTGAAAGGTGATGGTCACTACCGCATTCTTTGCACTGAATTTCCACAGTGCAGTTTTTGGCGATATGGCCTGTAGAAGAACAGCAACGGTAACACACAGACTGCTCTTTCAGGAACTGCATCCTCTCTTGTAGAGATTTCTCTCTAAACCCTCTGCATCTTCTTAAAGGATGAGGTTTTCCATGCATTGGGCAAATCTGATTTGGACTAACTGATCTCTTTTTCTGTTCAGATTGTACTTTAGTTGAGGTACTAACTTGAGTCTTGTGAACGGATATTGGAATTTGTCTTTGTTTCTCGAATCTTTCTCCTTTCTCATATTTTGCATGAGGAAACGTACTAAAACTGGGATCTGTGCGTGCTTTTGCTTCTGAGCGGACAAAATTTGCAAACACTGAGAAAGGTGGGAAAGCAACACGATGCTCTTGTTTATATTTAGATCCAAACAACATCCATTTTTCTTGAATATTATAGGGAAGTTTCTCAACAATAGGGTTCACTCCCTTAGAAGTGTCCAAATATGCCAGACCTGGTAAGTATCCCTCAAGCTTTGCAGCTTCTAGTTCAGAGAGGATGTCTCCTAAATCTCGAAGCTTTTGTGGGTCTTTGTTTGTTACTCTTGGGAAGTTTTCCAGTTTAGCAAAAAGAGCAAGTTCAATTGCTTCTGGAGAACCGTATATTTCCTCAAGTCTCTGCCATGTCATTATCAGTGCAGCTGCCGGGCTTCTGATATTAACAGCTTTCAGTCTCCGTGCATGCTCAGAAGATTCTTTACCCAGGTATTTAATCAAGAGATCTAGTTCTTCTGCTGGTGAAAGACCCAGACCAGAAATTGCACCCTGGAAAGATGATTTCCATGCCCAGTAATTAATGGGCTTATCATCAAAATAAGTAAGCCCCGCTGACACAAGCTGTGTACGAGCTAGATACTTTGCAAGGTCATAGGTAATGGACAAGGAATCTCCTTTATCAGAAGGTCCACTCTGTATTTGGTAGCGACGAGGAGAAGCCTGCGTTTGGGTGGCATCTTGAAACATGTCTACACTAAAGTCCATGTTTTGTGAACTAATTGGTAAGTCCTTGAAATCAGTTTCACTTTTAATTGGACTAACAAATTGAGAAGATTGAAGTTTTGGTTGCGTTTCTTTCTCTCCACTAGAGGGCAGTGTACCACTACTAATCTCAGattgtatttttacataatttgctGTACGATTCCGGCTGTCCTCGATGGGAACAGGCACCGATACTCTACTGGCTGCACTACGTTCTGTTTCCAGAAATGCTTCTTCCAGTACCTGGGCTTCTGCCAAAGCAGCATCCTTTTCCTTCTCTTCTTGCAAAGCTTCCAGTGTTGCTTGAAGACGTGCCTGTTCAACTTTCAATTCTATTTCTTTTTTAGCGTACGCTGCTCTGGCTTGTGCGGCTTCTGCTTTTGCTCGTGCCTTGAAAACAGCTATGCTGGCACTTGAGTGACAACTGGATGCTCTTGAAGAACGTCTGGATGTTTTTGAGGAACGTGTGCTGACAGAGTGCACATCTTCAGCTGTGCCTTTAAGATCCACTAAATCTGTCTGACCTTCTGCCATACTTATATGAGACTTGATCACATGCAAAAAATCAGGTTGATGTGGTAGAATCTTTGGAATATTTAAACCTTGATTCCATGTGATTCATGAACGTCCTTCTCAGTCTGATGTATTAACGTCTTTTCACTGTACTGGCCTTATTAGACTTCTGGCATCTAACTATCCAGTAAGTTAAACAGTCACTCAAAAAACCTCGATGGAGACGTCAAGTCGTTTATGAAGTTTATGAATCAACTGTGAAACTGTAAAATACACAAAGGATACAATTACTAAGTATGAAATTATTAACAATGATTATGTAAAGATAATTAAGCTAAGAAAATATCCATCTTAATGTCAAAATAACCTTCTTAAAGAATCACACAATAAATTTAACACTATGTACTTACAGACGTTGCGTCTAACAGATGCAAAGAAGGATGATGTTTAAGGATTAGCCAAACAGCTACCACATTTTGATGAACTACTGCAGTACTACTCACATTTCCTGTTTCCTGAACTAAGAGAGTATAAGTGactacttttcaaaataaaagtcctcactaaacagacacatacaaaataataaacatttctaataaatcaaaatcaattcAGTCCAGCACACTGTGGATAccaatcttaaagggatagtttccccagaaattaaaattctatcATTTACTtgtcctcatgttgttccaatatCATAAAAGTTGTCATCAAATCCATATGAATCGAGTGGTTTATCccaagtgaaataattgtatGAAGTACAGATTTAATAAAGGATTTAATTCAAAAAATGAATTTTGATGAGCACACATACATCATAGATTACATACATTGTTGTAAACAGAAGCTCAAACGTATTTGCTTGACTCTAACATGTTTGTCACATTTGAGATTTAATTGACTACATCTGATGTGCTCTATATATGTATGCACTGatcagtgtttaaatgtaaataaaagaaaaaatcaataaaatctgtttattgtataaaatattttcaccTCAGAAG
Proteins encoded in this window:
- the LOC127933851 gene encoding uncharacterized protein LOC127933851 is translated as MAEGQTDLVDLKGTAEDVHSVSTRSSKTSRRSSRASSCHSSASIAVFKARAKAEAAQARAAYAKKEIELKVEQARLQATLEALQEEKEKDAALAEAQVLEEAFLETERSAASRVSVPVPIEDSRNRTANYVKIQSEISSGTLPSSGEKETQPKLQSSQFVSPIKSETDFKDLPISSQNMDFSVDMFQDATQTQASPRRYQIQSGPSDKGDSLSITYDLAKYLARTQLVSAGLTYFDDKPINYWAWKSSFQGAISGLGLSPAEELDLLIKYLGKESSEHARRLKAVNIRSPAAALIMTWQRLEEIYGSPEAIELALFAKLENFPRVTNKDPQKLRDLGDILSELEAAKLEGYLPGLAYLDTSKGVNPIVEKLPYNIQEKWMLFGSKYKQEHRVAFPPFSVFANFVRSEAKARTDPSFSTFPHAKYEKGERFEKQRQIPISVHKTQVSTSTKVQSEQKKRSVSPNQICPMHGKPHPLRRCRGFREKSLQERMQFLKEQSVCYRCCSSTGHIAKNCTVEIQCKECGSDHHLSALHPGPAPWKSQAFTPTSEHGGERDQSDSHEVTSECTEVCGEGLSARSCSKICLVSVYPAGHQEKAKRMYAILDEQSNRSLVRKDFFDIFNIKTSPLPYTLKTCAGLLETAGRRISDFIVESIDGKISLPLPSLLECNQIPNNRTEIPTPDAAFHHSHLRHIAQEIPPLDSDAEILLLLGRDILQVHKVRQQINGPNNAPFAQKLDFGWVVVGDVCLKGAHRPPSVHTFKTFILESGRHSFLSPCYSQIKVKEKLDVNPQRQQSLEASLKDPFLFVSEGENIGCSVFSYTANDHKIAPSVEDTRFLQIMDKEVFQDSCNSWVAPLPFREPRQSLPNNKDNALKRLLALRHTLNKRPQMKAHFLEFMDNLLKNEHAEIAPPLKHGQEVWYLPLFGVYHPKKPNKIRVVFDSSAPFEGVSLNSVLLTGPDLNNSLLGVLMRFRKEPVAITADIQHMFHCFLVREDHKDYLRFLWYRNNDLNSEIVDHRMRVHVFGNSPSPAVAIYGLRRAAKEYEESFGSDTRKLVEKEFYVDDMLKSCATEAEAIDLLKRTQEMLAVSNLRLHKIISNCPSVIEAFPSEDRADGIKDLQLFSNGLPILRSLGVSWNVATDTFVFHVSDDDKPFTRRGVLSTVNGLYDPLGFLAPVTIQGRLLLRELTKQGESWDSPLPEDMEAEWRKWKNSLQDLKELQIPRACTSIPLSDVQSKELCVFADASVKAIAAVGYLKVTDHHGHTDVNFLFGKSKLAPQPDITVPRLELCAAVLAVEIAELIVEEMDITFDHIWYYTDSKVVLGYICNQTRRFYVYVNNRVQRILKSSSPAQWQYVPTELNPADHGSRSVPAAFLGSTSWLTGPRFLHNSQFQSESQESFELVDPALDSEIRPQVCTNLTEVPKSTWNSERFSRFSNFNTLIRAIARLIHIASSFSKHSKDDSCRGWHICCKGPTEEELEKARILVLKSAQYESYPTEIQRIVATHNLPRKSVLRKLSPVLDNNGLLRVGGRIVRSDLGTCEVNPIIIQGTHHVATLIVRHYHEAVKHQGRHFTEGAVRAAGYWLVGGKRCIRSLLFKCVTCKRLRGKTGHQQMSDLPVERLTIAPPFTYVGVDVFGPWEVTARKTRGGQANSKRWAVMFSCMCTRAVHIEVIEAMSSSSFINALRRFFAIRGPVKHLYSDRGTNFVGASRELRMDTSCVNSENVQKYLKEQHCTWIFNPPHASHMGGHWERMIGIARRILDCMLLDERNYRLTHEVLTTFMAEITAVMNSRPLIPVSSDPEFPFILTPATLLTQKTGATPPPPGDFGNNELLREEWKQVQRLADIFWTRWKKEYLSTLQSRQKWQDKKSNLKEGDIVLVKNIQVNRNEWPMAIVEKTSPSKDGLVRKADIKVTKDGIQKILSRPVSELILLLSPDG